The following are encoded in a window of Caldicellulosiruptor danielii genomic DNA:
- a CDS encoding M56 family metallopeptidase, producing the protein MIWIRMLGLDLACIAFYVIVMFIIKNYIISSFQKSKNKEEAATKLNTFFIWSVFVVSTAIGALAGFSMAAILKVKGLREFVLFMILLIFEIYVVIMFFTNKIHEKIFDQKLKGLFVIRQFVVVSLGLIVMLFIDFVPILANLKTDNYKYTYLLPVSIFIGFYLFWLIFLNLQYPKKELKIDEYPFIKEVLKKFNLEDIKVILLETMGQKFANLFAAGVFKPQLLVTSYALENLKEDQLAAIMVHEIGHIKRNHVRKILLGWVITIFYYLAFVFGFDSLFNYFMLDSTFFGIFIIVLLFVGTLQFCLLISYFSRIAEIEADLFVLKSGVDREVYENALKSIYALNYIKGNVSKPLEKIQSHPSLKKRIQILTDAEKTLLEYSPPFKKVYGMLVAAIVVLFGSYIIFGILLPNNNLIKDSTNIEKIKLIKYVPAPSEGSGNGKKVNLRVEKNITDKKEIQNILRCISKTKTKSDFANTLFERDYEIEIYKKNSQPLIYSFSSSSGVVMKYVLAEDFVKVGSRPWVGVNKELRKVISRYFNSIEN; encoded by the coding sequence ATGATTTGGATTAGAATGTTGGGGTTGGATTTGGCATGCATTGCATTTTACGTTATTGTTATGTTTATCATTAAAAATTACATTATATCAAGCTTTCAAAAGAGTAAGAACAAAGAGGAAGCAGCTACTAAGCTAAATACCTTTTTTATATGGTCAGTATTCGTAGTTAGCACAGCAATAGGAGCGTTAGCTGGATTTTCGATGGCAGCGATACTCAAGGTAAAGGGACTGCGGGAATTTGTTTTGTTTATGATATTATTAATTTTTGAAATTTATGTTGTAATAATGTTTTTTACAAATAAAATTCATGAAAAAATTTTTGACCAAAAGTTAAAAGGTTTATTTGTAATAAGGCAGTTTGTGGTTGTTTCCTTGGGTTTAATTGTTATGCTTTTTATAGATTTCGTACCTATTTTAGCCAATTTAAAAACTGATAATTATAAATATACCTATCTTTTACCTGTTTCTATTTTTATAGGGTTTTATTTATTTTGGTTAATATTTTTGAATCTGCAATATCCTAAGAAGGAACTAAAAATAGATGAATATCCTTTCATCAAAGAAGTTTTAAAAAAGTTTAATCTTGAAGATATAAAAGTTATTCTTCTTGAAACAATGGGACAAAAGTTTGCAAATCTTTTTGCAGCAGGTGTTTTTAAACCTCAGCTTTTAGTCACTTCATATGCTTTAGAAAATTTAAAAGAAGACCAGCTTGCGGCAATTATGGTTCACGAAATAGGACATATAAAAAGAAACCATGTAAGAAAAATACTTTTGGGTTGGGTTATAACAATATTCTATTATTTAGCCTTTGTCTTTGGATTTGATAGCTTATTTAACTATTTTATGTTAGATTCTACGTTCTTTGGTATTTTTATCATAGTTCTTTTATTTGTAGGTACATTACAATTTTGCTTACTAATAAGTTATTTTAGCAGAATTGCCGAAATTGAGGCAGACCTATTTGTTCTAAAAAGTGGGGTGGATAGAGAAGTTTATGAGAATGCTTTGAAATCTATTTATGCACTTAACTACATAAAAGGTAATGTTTCAAAGCCGCTTGAGAAGATTCAGTCCCATCCTTCGCTAAAAAAGAGAATTCAGATATTGACTGATGCCGAAAAAACACTACTTGAATATTCCCCACCCTTCAAAAAGGTTTATGGTATGTTGGTGGCAGCTATTGTAGTGCTTTTTGGTAGTTATATAATATTTGGTATACTGCTGCCAAACAATAATCTAATTAAAGACTCCACAAATATTGAAAAAATAAAGTTGATAAAATATGTTCCAGCGCCGTCTGAAGGTAGTGGAAACGGCAAGAAGGTTAATTTACGGGTGGAAAAAAACATCACCGACAAAAAAGAAATACAAAATATCTTAAGATGCATTAGCAAGACAAAAACTAAATCTGATTTTGCCAATACTCTATTTGAAAGGGATTATGAAATTGAAATATACAAAAAAAATAGCCAACCTTTAATTTATTCTTTTTCTTCAAGTTCAGGTGTAGTTATGAAATATGTTTTAGCAGAAGATTTTGTAAAAGTGGGAAGTAGACCATGGGTAGGGGTTAATAAAGAGCTTAGAAAGGTTATTTCAAGGTATTTCAATAGCATTGAAAATTAA
- a CDS encoding SurA N-terminal domain-containing protein, which yields MKKKRVRRSFSLIIVAVISLMSFSIVFSADIWTECGKKIKKIQQSKDNRVVAVVNGEKIYKKDLEIAYALEEASYLSQKESYQKLLKKYKTNSLKPPVQRSKREVLESMIENLLLLQAAKKGGYFVSEKEAKDYYEKTMKTMQDIMSGVVLGDVEGVQFANDAIEKLIKGWGITREEYDKKAIEQTRNMLSIQKLLNAKFKEFKLKSKNLVIENFRKEYINSLKKKAKITIYEKNI from the coding sequence TTGAAGAAAAAGAGAGTTAGAAGAAGTTTTTCTTTGATAATAGTGGCAGTTATAAGCTTGATGTCCTTTTCTATAGTTTTCTCAGCAGATATTTGGACAGAGTGTGGCAAGAAGATAAAAAAAATACAGCAGTCAAAAGACAATAGAGTTGTGGCAGTGGTAAACGGTGAAAAGATTTATAAAAAGGATTTAGAGATTGCGTATGCGTTAGAAGAGGCAAGCTATTTGTCGCAAAAAGAATCTTATCAAAAGCTTTTAAAGAAATACAAAACAAATTCTCTAAAGCCGCCTGTGCAAAGGTCAAAAAGAGAGGTTTTAGAGAGCATGATAGAGAATCTTCTTTTGCTTCAGGCTGCTAAAAAAGGAGGGTATTTTGTATCAGAAAAAGAAGCAAAAGATTACTATGAAAAAACAATGAAAACAATGCAAGACATAATGAGTGGTGTGGTTTTAGGAGATGTTGAAGGAGTACAGTTTGCAAATGATGCAATTGAGAAGCTCATCAAAGGATGGGGTATTACAAGAGAAGAATATGACAAAAAAGCTATTGAGCAAACAAGAAATATGCTTTCAATTCAAAAACTGCTTAATGCAAAATTTAAAGAGTTCAAGCTCAAGTCTAAGAATTTGGTAATTGAAAACTTCAGAAAGGAATATATAAATTCATTGAAGAAAAAAGCAAAAATAACAATATATGAAAAGAATATTTAA
- a CDS encoding arsenate reductase ArsC, translating to MKPKVAFVCVGNSCRSQMAEGFARYYGKDLIEVYSAGTEIADRVNPLAIEIMKEKGIDISSHFPKTIFDIPKEVDYLITMGCKVECPHLPCKHKEDWGLSDPAGKPIEEFRKIRDEIEKKVLDLLERIKKEYY from the coding sequence ATGAAACCCAAAGTTGCTTTTGTGTGTGTTGGTAATTCCTGCCGAAGCCAGATGGCAGAAGGTTTTGCACGTTACTATGGCAAAGATTTAATCGAGGTTTACAGTGCAGGTACAGAAATAGCAGATAGAGTCAATCCGTTGGCAATTGAGATTATGAAAGAAAAGGGGATTGACATCTCAAGCCACTTTCCAAAGACAATTTTTGATATTCCAAAAGAGGTAGATTATTTAATCACAATGGGCTGCAAAGTTGAATGTCCACACCTGCCTTGCAAACACAAGGAAGACTGGGGCTTGAGTGACCCTGCAGGAAAACCTATCGAAGAGTTTAGAAAAATTAGGGATGAGATAGAGAAGAAGGTTTTGGATTTGCTTGAGAGGATTAAAAAGGAATATTACTGA
- a CDS encoding ArsR/SmtB family transcription factor: MSLDEIFKALGDQNRLRILNLLLEDELCVCELEKILGLTQSNVSRHLQVLKNKGVVSCKKTSQWIYYRVSDEFFKEYGELCEFLKTKLSSGEPFKSDLARFEEEKKKGFSCEKATEESSKT; encoded by the coding sequence ATGAGCCTTGATGAAATTTTCAAAGCATTGGGTGACCAAAACAGGCTTAGGATTTTAAATCTTCTTTTAGAAGACGAGCTTTGCGTGTGCGAATTAGAAAAGATTTTGGGGCTTACTCAGTCGAATGTCTCAAGGCATCTTCAAGTGCTAAAGAACAAAGGAGTTGTTTCTTGCAAAAAAACATCACAGTGGATTTACTATCGCGTATCTGATGAATTTTTCAAAGAGTATGGTGAGCTTTGTGAGTTTTTGAAAACAAAACTTTCATCGGGGGAACCTTTCAAAAGTGATTTGGCAAGGTTCGAAGAAGAAAAGAAAAAGGGGTTTAGCTGTGAGAAAGCAACCGAAGAATCTAGTAAAACCTGA
- a CDS encoding ATP-binding protein, producing MNEKIKLYRLCFESLKVYRNLLHDSVLEKLYSFICYIDNGNQDLKRVLNLYSTVYYNLLEAGKGCSLKEYIVEKILFSENTFTKLAAKSINNIAINESVKKAAACDLDCLEFISNFSAKEIKDYLKDSAALPDFLAESFLEFKGTNTMLHNTIDNSTETIIEKFLNITPWSSLIEELVEFHKQNGFGIFARYKGFSWDGEKLIGIENLDPIRLDDLVNIERQKKIVVENTLAFLNGQRVNNILLYGSRGTGKSSTVKALLNQFHHMGLRIVEVYKDQLYTFPKLIRILRDVPLKFIIFVDDLAFEDIEENYTKLKAILEGSLEAMPQNVVIYATSNRRHLVKERFSDRNTLSDDEVHPRDTLEEKLSLADRFGIIVTYPSPTQQEYLAIVEEIAKKRGIEITEKLHRLALQWEMNYNGRSARTAKQFVDWYEAQIKMEKG from the coding sequence ATGAATGAGAAAATAAAGCTCTACAGACTGTGTTTTGAAAGCCTAAAAGTTTATCGAAACCTTCTTCATGATAGCGTTCTTGAAAAACTATACAGTTTTATCTGCTATATTGACAATGGAAATCAGGATTTGAAAAGAGTTTTAAATCTTTACAGCACAGTTTATTACAATCTTTTAGAAGCCGGAAAAGGGTGCAGTTTGAAAGAATACATTGTTGAGAAAATTCTCTTCAGTGAAAATACTTTTACAAAATTGGCAGCAAAAAGTATTAACAATATAGCAATAAATGAGAGTGTTAAAAAAGCTGCAGCTTGTGATTTAGACTGCCTTGAGTTCATATCAAACTTTTCAGCAAAAGAGATAAAAGATTATTTAAAAGATTCTGCTGCCTTACCAGACTTTTTAGCTGAAAGTTTTTTAGAATTTAAAGGCACAAATACCATGTTGCACAACACCATTGATAATTCTACAGAAACCATCATTGAAAAATTTTTGAATATAACTCCCTGGAGCAGTTTAATTGAGGAGCTTGTAGAATTCCACAAACAAAATGGCTTTGGAATTTTTGCAAGGTACAAAGGCTTTTCATGGGACGGTGAAAAGCTTATCGGCATTGAGAATTTAGATCCAATAAGACTTGATGACCTTGTAAATATTGAAAGGCAGAAGAAGATTGTTGTTGAAAACACTTTGGCGTTTTTAAATGGCCAAAGAGTTAACAATATCCTGCTCTATGGCAGCAGAGGAACTGGAAAGTCATCAACTGTAAAAGCTCTTTTGAACCAGTTTCATCACATGGGTTTGAGAATTGTTGAGGTATACAAAGACCAGCTTTACACTTTTCCAAAATTAATAAGAATCTTAAGAGATGTTCCACTTAAGTTTATAATCTTTGTAGATGATTTGGCTTTTGAAGACATCGAGGAAAACTATACCAAACTAAAAGCCATTTTAGAAGGTTCTTTAGAAGCAATGCCTCAAAATGTTGTGATATATGCAACTTCAAATAGAAGACATCTTGTAAAAGAAAGGTTCAGCGACAGAAACACTCTTTCTGATGATGAAGTACACCCTCGAGACACTTTAGAAGAAAAACTTTCTCTTGCTGACAGGTTCGGAATAATAGTCACATACCCATCCCCAACCCAGCAGGAATACCTTGCAATTGTTGAGGAGATTGCAAAGAAAAGGGGAATTGAGATTACAGAAAAGCTTCACAGGCTTGCTCTGCAGTGGGAGATGAACTACAATGGTCGTTCAGCAAGAACAGCTAAGCAGTTTGTTGATTGGTATGAGGCACAGATTAAAATGGAAAAGGGCTAA
- a CDS encoding PD-(D/E)XK nuclease superfamily protein has translation MSPGGRGTRTGKVHEKLIKQALLENYADAFKEQVVVGNDLFENKYRADFVLNDEIIISAKWQQTRGTAEQKIVYEIITLVKILKENPKYKKAYIIISGTGYTKKAKDFYLNQKHVDYIKEGDLVEILSFEDFVKRANLKLL, from the coding sequence GTGTCACCCGGTGGAAGAGGTACTCGAACGGGAAAAGTTCATGAAAAGCTTATCAAACAAGCGTTATTAGAAAATTACGCTGACGCTTTTAAGGAACAAGTTGTAGTTGGCAATGATCTCTTTGAGAATAAGTATAGAGCTGATTTTGTTTTAAATGATGAGATAATTATAAGTGCTAAATGGCAGCAAACACGCGGGACCGCAGAGCAAAAAATAGTTTATGAGATAATCACTTTAGTGAAAATTTTGAAAGAAAATCCAAAATATAAAAAAGCTTATATTATAATCAGCGGAACAGGGTATACTAAAAAAGCAAAAGATTTTTATCTAAATCAAAAGCACGTTGACTACATAAAAGAGGGAGACTTAGTGGAGATATTGTCTTTTGAAGATTTTGTCAAAAGAGCAAATTTAAAATTGCTGTAA
- a CDS encoding DNA adenine methylase yields MRTQITFFRQKVVPIVKWAGGKRQIIKSLLEKLPSHFSTYFEPFLGGGALLIELYNRGILKNAVVSDINLELINLYTAIKNCPDEVVYYIKNLDFKNAEDDYYKARELYNSIKIKNLNTIENENLLKAVLLLYLNRHCYNGLYRVNSKGEFNVPFGRYKNPKMPTSEEIFAFSEMLQSVEILHADFEEAGKKASEFDFVYFDPPYMPVSKTANFTDYTVAGFTKEEQVRLKNVCDSLSKKGCFVMISNSDSEFIRDLYRSYNIEVIEAKRLINSSAEKRTGHKEVIITNY; encoded by the coding sequence ATGAGGACTCAAATTACTTTTTTTCGCCAAAAAGTTGTGCCCATAGTGAAATGGGCGGGTGGTAAAAGGCAGATAATAAAGAGTTTACTTGAAAAGCTGCCAAGCCATTTTTCCACATATTTTGAACCTTTCTTAGGTGGCGGAGCACTTTTGATAGAGCTTTATAATAGAGGAATTTTAAAGAATGCTGTTGTTTCAGATATTAATCTTGAACTCATAAACCTTTACACTGCAATTAAAAATTGTCCAGATGAGGTAGTTTACTATATCAAAAATTTAGATTTTAAAAATGCTGAAGACGATTACTATAAGGCAAGAGAACTTTACAATTCTATTAAGATAAAAAATCTGAATACAATTGAAAATGAAAATTTACTCAAAGCAGTATTATTGCTTTATTTGAACAGACACTGTTACAACGGGCTTTATAGGGTGAATTCCAAAGGCGAATTCAATGTTCCTTTTGGAAGATATAAAAATCCTAAAATGCCGACCAGTGAAGAAATATTTGCCTTTTCAGAAATGCTACAGTCTGTTGAAATTTTACATGCAGACTTTGAAGAAGCGGGGAAGAAAGCTTCTGAGTTTGATTTTGTATATTTTGACCCTCCATACATGCCTGTGTCGAAAACAGCTAATTTTACTGACTACACAGTTGCAGGTTTTACAAAAGAGGAACAGGTAAGGCTGAAAAATGTTTGTGATAGCCTAAGCAAAAAGGGTTGTTTTGTTATGATAAGCAACTCAGATTCAGAATTTATAAGAGATCTTTATAGAAGTTACAACATTGAGGTAATAGAAGCAAAAAGGCTTATTAATTCAAGTGCAGAAAAAAGGACTGGTCATAAAGAAGTTATTATAACTAATTATTGA
- a CDS encoding DUF262 domain-containing protein — translation MNLQQGQMNLLDLVRKAYNGECMLPDFQRNFVWTRYDIEELIKSLLQGMFIGTFLILETNPQSVPFKVIFVEGAEKVNPQICEQPKILILDGQQRLTSLFYAIYSPDIPLRNSENPYAFFIDLEKLAVDNIDEAVFSWSKKWREFKEIIDENGDYNFEVLKAKKILPLTVFKDIPEFYKLWFSEYKLLFEDKEANKIFTYIDNMIKYNIFTLSLGLSYNDKPDEIAALFEKINRSGVKLSIYDLLVARFYKFIRLREKWEDVFENSVNIKKLAGRIDNTTVPYSFIQALALAADKNISSREMLRIDNKILSDQSWAKVVDIAENKVLPYLLQVNNFGIVDFEKWLPYYPIVTMMIAFFLRFDHPDTDKIEKWYWSAVFSERYSGSTETAMAKDFKEVCAWFNNNNLIPEVVEKLRSQLESNVYTLKEVRRKGSSKYIGIFNLLFKNGAKDFYYPENIAFNQLDDHHIFPVSFLKSRGVEVDFDSIMNRTLIFENTNRSISRRSPGDYIRKMIEIQKSKGLSDQEAEQKVKEILKGHFIDEEMYLLLKNTTDNLTPSEIKENFERFINKREKLILNEIKRLIGN, via the coding sequence GTGAATCTCCAGCAAGGACAGATGAACTTATTGGACTTAGTTAGAAAGGCTTATAATGGTGAATGTATGCTACCCGATTTTCAAAGAAATTTTGTTTGGACAAGATATGACATTGAAGAGCTTATAAAATCACTTCTTCAAGGTATGTTTATAGGAACTTTTTTGATTTTAGAAACAAATCCACAAAGTGTTCCTTTTAAGGTGATTTTTGTAGAAGGGGCAGAGAAAGTAAATCCCCAAATATGTGAGCAACCCAAGATATTAATTTTAGATGGACAACAAAGACTTACATCCTTATTTTACGCTATATATAGTCCTGATATTCCTCTACGCAATTCTGAAAATCCCTATGCATTTTTTATTGATTTAGAAAAACTTGCCGTTGATAATATTGATGAAGCAGTATTTAGCTGGTCAAAAAAATGGAGAGAGTTCAAGGAGATTATTGATGAAAACGGAGATTATAATTTTGAGGTTTTAAAGGCAAAGAAAATATTGCCATTGACAGTGTTTAAAGATATCCCTGAGTTCTACAAGTTATGGTTCAGCGAATATAAATTGTTATTCGAAGACAAAGAAGCAAATAAAATATTTACTTATATCGATAACATGATAAAATATAACATTTTTACTCTATCGCTTGGTCTTTCATATAATGACAAACCCGATGAAATTGCTGCTCTATTTGAAAAAATCAACAGAAGTGGTGTAAAACTTTCCATTTATGATCTTCTTGTAGCAAGATTTTATAAGTTCATAAGACTTCGTGAAAAGTGGGAAGACGTATTTGAAAACAGTGTTAATATTAAGAAACTTGCAGGAAGAATAGATAACACTACAGTTCCCTATTCGTTTATTCAAGCTCTTGCTTTAGCAGCAGACAAAAATATCAGTTCACGAGAGATGCTTAGGATTGATAATAAAATTCTTTCAGACCAGAGCTGGGCTAAAGTGGTTGATATTGCAGAAAACAAGGTATTGCCGTATTTGCTGCAGGTAAATAATTTTGGAATAGTAGATTTTGAAAAGTGGCTGCCTTACTATCCCATTGTCACGATGATGATTGCATTCTTCTTGAGATTTGATCATCCTGACACAGATAAAATTGAAAAATGGTACTGGAGTGCAGTCTTTTCAGAACGATATTCAGGTTCTACCGAAACTGCTATGGCAAAAGACTTCAAAGAAGTATGTGCATGGTTTAACAATAATAACTTAATACCTGAGGTTGTAGAAAAGTTAAGAAGTCAATTAGAGAGTAATGTATATACTTTAAAAGAAGTTAGGAGAAAGGGAAGTTCAAAATATATCGGGATTTTCAATCTTTTATTTAAAAACGGAGCAAAGGATTTTTATTATCCTGAGAACATTGCTTTTAACCAGCTTGATGACCATCATATCTTTCCAGTGAGCTTCTTAAAAAGCAGGGGTGTGGAAGTTGATTTTGATTCAATTATGAACAGAACATTGATTTTTGAAAATACTAACAGAAGCATATCTCGTCGCAGTCCAGGTGATTACATAAGAAAGATGATTGAAATTCAAAAATCAAAAGGCCTATCGGATCAAGAAGCAGAGCAAAAGGTGAAAGAGATATTAAAGGGTCATTTCATTGATGAAGAAATGTATTTATTGTTAAAAAACACTACTGATAATCTGACACCTTCGGAGATTAAAGAGAACTTTGAAAGATTTATAAATAAACGAGAAAAGTTAATTTTGAATGAAATAAAAAGGCTGATAGGAAATTGA
- a CDS encoding type I restriction enzyme endonuclease domain-containing protein, whose translation MRSLNKYKKNPFRYRTFYEMLNRVIEKYNKKLITAAEIIDILVSNLNLI comes from the coding sequence ATAAGATCACTTAATAAGTATAAGAAAAATCCTTTTAGATATCGTACATTTTATGAAATGCTAAATAGAGTAATTGAGAAGTACAATAAAAAACTAATAACTGCAGCCGAAATAATTGACATCTTAGTATCCAATCTAAACTTAATCTAA
- a CDS encoding type I restriction enzyme endonuclease domain-containing protein, with protein MSQLISKSISAEEPVDIFTLMEKEKPEISILDEDFLLQFKNMQYKNYAAQLLAKLLKDKIT; from the coding sequence ATGAGTCAGTTAATTTCAAAAAGCATTTCAGCAGAGGAACCAGTAGATATATTTACTCTGATGGAAAAAGAAAAGCCTGAAATTTCTATATTAGATGAGGACTTTCTGCTACAATTTAAAAATATGCAATATAAAAATTATGCCGCCCAGTTACTTGCTAAATTACTGAAAGATAAGATCACTTAA
- a CDS encoding DUF4411 family protein, giving the protein MSNNPIFVLDANVFIQAARQYYAFDLVPCFWDILKRYAQKGYICTIDFVKREIVTNKDQLANWFQNEFSNYCFDAMRDGEVVKAYREIIKWVSKNPQFKDEAKRDFASGADGWVIAYAMVHNCVVVTHERYDPNIKRKVPIPNVCREFDVSYIDTFDMMRKLEMKIC; this is encoded by the coding sequence ATGAGCAACAATCCAATCTTTGTTCTTGATGCAAATGTATTTATACAAGCAGCTCGTCAGTATTACGCTTTTGATTTAGTTCCGTGTTTTTGGGACATTTTAAAGAGATATGCTCAAAAAGGGTACATTTGTACAATTGACTTTGTGAAAAGAGAAATAGTAACGAACAAAGATCAATTGGCAAATTGGTTTCAGAATGAATTTTCCAATTATTGTTTTGATGCTATGCGCGATGGGGAGGTTGTAAAAGCATATAGGGAAATAATTAAGTGGGTTAGTAAAAATCCTCAATTTAAAGATGAAGCCAAAAGAGATTTTGCGTCAGGAGCTGACGGCTGGGTAATTGCTTATGCAATGGTTCATAATTGTGTTGTTGTAACACATGAACGATATGATCCCAATATCAAAAGAAAGGTACCCATTCCTAATGTCTGTAGAGAATTTGATGTTTCGTACATTGATACATTTGATATGATGAGAAAGTTGGAAATGAAAATTTGTTAG
- a CDS encoding ImmA/IrrE family metallo-endopeptidase, producing the protein MSVKSANNPRFCRVEINPKVLEWAIEYCGRRNILLKKFPKLNSWLEAKEMPTIHQLEELAKMTFVPLGYFFLDEPPKEEIDIPYFRTQGDQTVKKLSPELVDTIQLMKRRQNWLSDYFKEKEYERLPFVKSFTITDDIKIIAENIRKVLELENFWASKFSTWVEALSYLQRRIEEARIVVVINSVVGNNTHRKLDPNEFRGFVLVDEYAPLIFVNGADSKSAQMFTIAHELVHIWVGNSAVFDLKDLQPADDEVEQFCNRVAAEFLVPEEEFRQVFAVDNNIDETIPKLARTFKVSELVIARRALDLGYITKKEYKEFYENYLKKEKNSKQPAGGDFYLIQQLRLGRVFSEAVVRAVKEGKLLYRDAYRLTGLYGETFEKFARFIETGERT; encoded by the coding sequence ATGAGTGTTAAAAGTGCAAATAATCCCAGATTTTGCAGGGTTGAGATCAATCCTAAAGTATTAGAATGGGCAATTGAATATTGTGGTAGAAGAAATATTCTTTTAAAGAAGTTTCCTAAGCTTAATAGCTGGTTAGAAGCAAAGGAAATGCCTACAATACATCAATTAGAAGAACTGGCTAAAATGACTTTTGTGCCATTAGGATATTTTTTTCTAGATGAACCACCAAAGGAAGAAATAGATATTCCATACTTTCGAACCCAAGGAGACCAAACTGTAAAAAAGCTAAGTCCTGAGCTTGTGGATACCATTCAACTTATGAAAAGACGTCAAAATTGGTTGAGTGATTATTTTAAAGAAAAGGAATATGAAAGATTGCCATTTGTTAAATCTTTCACAATAACTGATGATATTAAGATTATTGCAGAAAACATCAGAAAAGTATTAGAGCTTGAAAATTTTTGGGCTTCTAAATTTTCTACGTGGGTTGAAGCATTATCTTATTTACAAAGAAGAATTGAAGAAGCAAGAATAGTGGTAGTTATTAACAGTGTTGTTGGAAATAACACTCATCGAAAACTTGACCCAAATGAGTTTCGTGGTTTTGTTCTTGTTGATGAATATGCTCCGTTAATATTTGTAAACGGTGCTGATAGCAAATCTGCTCAGATGTTTACAATTGCTCATGAACTTGTGCACATCTGGGTGGGGAATAGTGCAGTGTTTGATTTAAAAGATTTACAGCCTGCTGATGATGAAGTAGAACAATTTTGTAATAGAGTTGCGGCAGAATTTTTAGTACCGGAAGAAGAATTTAGGCAAGTATTTGCTGTTGATAATAATATTGATGAAACAATACCAAAACTTGCACGAACTTTTAAAGTTAGTGAGCTTGTAATTGCAAGGCGTGCATTGGATTTGGGATATATCACAAAAAAGGAATATAAAGAATTTTATGAAAACTATCTTAAAAAAGAAAAAAATTCAAAACAACCTGCAGGTGGAGACTTTTATTTAATCCAACAGCTACGACTGGGACGTGTTTTTAGTGAAGCTGTTGTGCGTGCTGTTAAAGAAGGAAAACTCCTTTATCGCGATGCTTATAGGCTAACAGGTTTGTATGGTGAGACATTTGAAAAGTTTGCAAGATTTATTGAAACAGGTGAGAGAACATGA